Proteins encoded by one window of Sediminicoccus rosea:
- the rpmH gene encoding 50S ribosomal protein L34: MKRTYQPSKLVRKRRHGFRARTATVGGRKVLANRRSKGRAKLSA, from the coding sequence GTGAAGCGCACCTATCAGCCCTCCAAGCTCGTCCGGAAGCGCCGGCACGGTTTCCGCGCCCGCACCGCCACCGTGGGTGGCCGCAAGGTGCTGGCCAACCGCCGCTCCAAGGGCCGCGCCAAGCTCTCCGCCTGA
- the rnpA gene encoding ribonuclease P protein component, whose amino-acid sequence MLGRLKRRAEFVRAAKAGRKAARDSLVLQALPRPDDETRLGFTATKKIGNAVARNRAKRRLRAAARLHFGAHPAPGYDLVLIARDSTGSCPFPALLNDLQSALRKAGVPSRP is encoded by the coding sequence ATGCTCGGTCGCCTCAAGCGCCGCGCGGAATTCGTTCGGGCCGCCAAGGCCGGACGCAAGGCGGCGCGGGATTCCCTGGTGCTCCAGGCCCTGCCCCGCCCGGATGACGAAACGCGGCTGGGCTTCACCGCCACCAAGAAGATCGGCAATGCCGTGGCGCGGAACCGCGCCAAGCGCCGGCTGCGCGCGGCCGCCCGCCTGCATTTCGGCGCGCACCCTGCCCCGGGCTACGACCTTGTCCTGATCGCGCGCGACAGCACCGGCTCCTGCCCCTTCCCGGCCCTGCTCAACGACCTGCAATCCGCGCTGCGCAAGGCCGGCGTGCCATCCCGCCCATGA
- the yidD gene encoding membrane protein insertion efficiency factor YidD, whose amino-acid sequence MNPGTAVLKGAVIAYQWTLRPILGCNCRFYPSCSSFAVEALTEHGAIRGSWLSARRVLRCNPWHPGGYDPVPPSLNRLAARGPET is encoded by the coding sequence ATGAACCCCGGGACCGCCGTTCTGAAGGGCGCCGTCATCGCCTACCAGTGGACCCTGCGGCCCATCCTGGGCTGCAATTGCCGCTTCTACCCCTCCTGCTCCAGCTTCGCCGTCGAAGCGCTGACCGAGCATGGCGCGATCCGCGGCAGCTGGCTCTCCGCCCGGCGCGTCCTGCGCTGCAATCCCTGGCATCCGGGTGGCTACGACCCGGTCCCGCCCTCCCTGAATCGGCTGGCCGCGCGCGGCCCCGAAACCTGA
- the yidC gene encoding membrane protein insertase YidC produces the protein MDQKRLLAAIALSIGILLTFEVYNRSQNPVPVAPPPAASTAAVPLPSTPATPGGAATAPGAASVTAAPAVAPARMIPVENPRVQGRISARGLMLESLILKDYRETIERNSPLVTLLAPRNTPEGYFGQWGWTSADGRTRVPDNDTDWNVTGGPLTATSPVTFTWDNGQGQVFEAVLSLDANYMFHMQQRVRNNSAEPVQLLPWARIRRERTPQVAGFFILHEGFIAVQDGRLTEITYSDGKKEQTGPRRAQGSAWDNEAAEGWAGLSDKYWLTALTRADDGTRLRSAFRHIQDGPIDRWQVDVAPPAPVTIAPGATDTLATRLFAGAKEVRLLDDYATRLRIQDFDKAIDFGWFYFITKPFFYGLDWLFVLTGNMGIAILLFTLGLKIAFFPLANKAYKSMSRMRLLAPKMTEIRERYKEEPQKMQAEMMSLYKTEKINPASGCLPILIQIPVFFALYKVLFVTIEMRHAPFFGWIQDLSAPDPTNFFNLFGLIPFDPPTFLHLPAWAIAMGLTMYFQQKLNPQPPDPIQQKIFQWMPVIFTFMLASFPAGLVIYWTWNNLLSIGQQWYIMRLDAKAQAAKPPSQGGTGGGAIAAKK, from the coding sequence ATGGACCAGAAGCGCCTCCTCGCCGCGATCGCCCTTTCGATCGGCATCCTGCTGACCTTCGAGGTCTATAACCGCTCGCAGAACCCGGTCCCCGTGGCGCCGCCGCCGGCCGCCAGCACGGCTGCCGTCCCGCTGCCCAGCACGCCGGCCACCCCGGGCGGCGCGGCCACCGCGCCGGGCGCCGCCAGCGTGACCGCCGCCCCCGCCGTGGCGCCGGCCCGCATGATCCCGGTCGAGAATCCGCGCGTGCAGGGCCGCATCTCCGCCCGCGGCCTGATGCTCGAATCCCTGATCCTCAAGGATTACCGCGAGACGATCGAGCGCAACTCGCCCCTCGTCACCCTGCTCGCCCCGCGCAACACGCCTGAGGGCTATTTCGGCCAATGGGGCTGGACCTCGGCGGATGGCCGCACCCGCGTGCCCGACAACGACACCGACTGGAACGTGACCGGCGGCCCGCTCACCGCCACCTCGCCCGTCACCTTCACCTGGGACAACGGCCAGGGCCAGGTCTTCGAGGCGGTGCTGAGCCTCGATGCCAACTACATGTTCCACATGCAGCAGCGGGTGCGGAACAACAGCGCCGAGCCCGTGCAGCTCCTCCCCTGGGCCCGCATCCGGCGCGAGCGCACGCCGCAGGTGGCCGGCTTCTTCATCCTGCATGAGGGCTTCATCGCCGTGCAGGATGGCCGCCTGACCGAGATCACCTACAGCGACGGCAAGAAGGAACAGACCGGCCCCCGCCGCGCCCAGGGCTCCGCCTGGGACAATGAGGCGGCCGAGGGCTGGGCCGGCCTCTCCGACAAGTACTGGCTGACGGCGCTGACCCGCGCCGATGACGGCACGCGCCTGCGCTCCGCCTTCCGCCACATCCAGGATGGCCCGATCGATCGCTGGCAGGTGGATGTGGCGCCGCCCGCCCCCGTCACCATTGCGCCGGGCGCCACGGACACGCTCGCCACGCGTCTCTTCGCCGGCGCCAAGGAAGTGCGCCTGCTCGATGACTACGCGACGCGCCTGCGCATCCAGGACTTCGACAAGGCGATCGATTTCGGCTGGTTCTACTTCATCACCAAGCCCTTCTTCTACGGGCTCGACTGGCTCTTCGTGCTCACCGGCAACATGGGCATCGCCATCCTGCTGTTCACGCTCGGCCTGAAGATCGCCTTCTTCCCGCTGGCGAACAAAGCCTACAAGAGCATGAGCCGCATGCGCCTGCTCGCGCCGAAAATGACCGAGATCCGCGAGCGGTATAAGGAAGAGCCGCAGAAGATGCAGGCCGAGATGATGAGCCTGTACAAGACCGAGAAGATCAACCCGGCCTCGGGCTGCCTCCCGATCCTGATCCAGATCCCGGTCTTCTTCGCGCTCTACAAGGTGCTCTTCGTCACCATCGAGATGCGGCATGCGCCCTTCTTCGGCTGGATCCAGGACCTCTCGGCGCCGGATCCGACCAACTTCTTCAACCTCTTCGGCCTGATCCCCTTCGATCCGCCGACCTTCCTGCACCTGCCGGCCTGGGCCATCGCCATGGGCCTGACGATGTACTTCCAGCAGAAGCTGAACCCGCAGCCGCCCGATCCGATCCAGCAGAAGATCTTCCAGTGGATGCCGGTGATCTTCACCTTCATGCTGGCCAGCTTCCCGGCAGGCCTCGTCATCTACTGGACCTGGAACAACCTGCTCTCCATCGGCCAGCAGTGGTACATCATGCGCCTGGACGCGAAGGCCCAGGCGGCCAAGCCACCCAGCCAGGGCGGGACCGGAGGCGGCGCGATCGCCGCGAAGAAATGA
- the yihA gene encoding ribosome biogenesis GTP-binding protein YihA/YsxC — protein MSGPAQPALPAGGLIEARDEEERAALIEAGRLLFARPCTFFTAAQGLDHLPPPEGIEVALAGRSNVGKSSLMNALTGQKALARVSVTPGRTKQLNFFRLDEGPLMLVDMPGYGYAKASKSVKEDWQGLMFDYLRGRPNLRRILLLMDSRIETKASDTAVMDLLDRAAVPFQLVLTKADSVKPAQLKARQAEIEALARKHPAGHPLVITTSSETGLGMPELRAELAALAA, from the coding sequence ATGAGCGGGCCGGCCCAGCCCGCCCTTCCGGCCGGTGGGCTGATCGAGGCACGGGACGAGGAAGAGCGCGCGGCCCTGATCGAGGCGGGCCGCCTGCTCTTCGCCCGCCCCTGCACCTTCTTCACCGCCGCCCAGGGCCTCGACCATCTGCCGCCGCCCGAGGGCATCGAGGTGGCGCTGGCCGGGCGCTCCAATGTCGGCAAATCCTCGCTGATGAACGCGCTCACCGGCCAGAAGGCGCTGGCGCGCGTCTCGGTCACGCCCGGCCGCACCAAGCAGCTCAATTTCTTCCGGCTCGACGAAGGGCCGCTCATGCTGGTGGACATGCCGGGCTATGGCTACGCCAAGGCCTCCAAGTCGGTGAAGGAGGATTGGCAGGGGCTGATGTTCGACTACCTGCGCGGCCGCCCCAATCTTCGCCGCATCCTGCTGCTGATGGACAGCCGCATCGAGACGAAGGCCTCCGACACCGCCGTGATGGACTTGCTGGATCGCGCCGCCGTGCCCTTCCAGCTCGTGCTCACCAAGGCCGACAGCGTGAAGCCCGCCCAGCTCAAGGCCCGCCAGGCCGAGATCGAGGCGCTGGCCCGCAAGCACCCGGCGGGCCACCCGCTCGTCATCACCACCAGCAGCGAGACCGGCCTCGGCATGCCCGAATTGCGGGCCGAGCTTGCGGCGCTGGCGGCTTGA
- the argB gene encoding acetylglutamate kinase, producing the protein MDDAIAQMQTLIGALPYLKRYDDQIVVVKYGGHAMGEEETALRFGRDIALLEQVGVNPVVVHGGGPQINAMLGRLGVKSTFVQGLRVTDQQMVEVVEMVLCGTVNKQVAESITRAGALAVGISGKDGGLVTARRASRVVKNPETNQEEVLDLGLVGEPESVDTRVLKLLMGADIVPVIAPLGVGRDGQTYNINADTVSGAIAGALRAERMLMLTDVAGVMDANKKFITEMTVAEARAGIAEGWIAGGMIPKVETCIYAVEQGVKGAVILDGRVPHAVLRELFTDGGAGTLIKP; encoded by the coding sequence ATGGATGACGCCATCGCGCAGATGCAGACGCTGATCGGCGCGCTGCCCTACCTCAAGCGCTATGACGACCAGATCGTCGTGGTGAAATACGGCGGGCACGCCATGGGCGAGGAGGAGACCGCGCTGCGCTTCGGCCGCGACATCGCGCTGCTGGAGCAGGTCGGCGTGAACCCCGTGGTGGTGCATGGCGGCGGCCCGCAGATCAACGCGATGCTCGGCCGCCTCGGCGTGAAATCCACCTTCGTGCAGGGCCTGCGCGTGACCGACCAGCAGATGGTCGAGGTGGTCGAGATGGTCCTCTGCGGCACGGTGAACAAGCAGGTGGCGGAATCCATCACCCGCGCCGGTGCGCTCGCCGTCGGCATCTCGGGCAAGGATGGCGGCCTCGTCACCGCGCGCCGCGCGTCGCGCGTGGTGAAGAATCCCGAGACCAACCAGGAGGAGGTGCTGGACCTCGGCCTGGTGGGCGAGCCCGAGAGCGTCGACACCCGCGTGCTGAAGCTGCTGATGGGGGCCGACATCGTCCCCGTCATCGCGCCGCTCGGCGTCGGCCGGGACGGGCAGACCTACAACATCAACGCCGACACGGTCTCGGGCGCCATCGCCGGCGCGCTGCGGGCCGAGCGCATGCTGATGCTCACCGACGTCGCGGGCGTGATGGACGCGAACAAGAAGTTCATCACCGAGATGACGGTGGCCGAGGCGCGCGCCGGCATCGCCGAGGGCTGGATCGCGGGCGGCATGATCCCGAAGGTCGAGACCTGCATCTATGCCGTGGAACAGGGTGTGAAGGGGGCCGTCATCCTGGATGGCCGCGTGCCGCATGCGGTCCTGCGCGAACTCTTCACCGATGGCGGGGCTGGGACGCTCATCAAGCCCTGA